In Ptychodera flava strain L36383 chromosome 21, AS_Pfla_20210202, whole genome shotgun sequence, a genomic segment contains:
- the LOC139121393 gene encoding uncharacterized protein, which produces MAIELIRTRFRKVMLALLVCSFVNFMILLNVIIGNGQVEMISKQGYFIYRRTTRTVLTTERTSSASPDYEEQLTSKNITTLLREKPNFFIIKQKYACSRDDIDKINLLIVVASLPESIEKRTAIRQTWAKDIEKHGIVVQFFLGRSQSLDLQKAIEEENATHHDIIQIDLRDNTPSSTRKLILLMHWTSYHCPNAKYVLRVDEKTFVLPLKVLTFLKTAPTTGFAGGRPLANTRPVRNTASQWYISEAIWPNATYPPYLEGSTFLLSVDVFLRASELFQELVFFPFEDVYLGVILEKLQLNLTHINNFDIHGSYRKVCQVRSLLLSTKFEAKQMIKYWDALQTDLQTVCDDKDPYLEKLRFKQQNGGLNGSRIINDFSHQFLVNPRKLCLPDFPGEQDGRDVFLLIITPSRAQNSKQRDVIRNTRGSRKFMIGKRIVQLFLIGKTFDKRLDAAVLEESRKHEDVIVIDMHDNYRNMTLKTAMMFKWVSIYCPNAKYVLKSDDDVFVHLHNLVITLMDQPRSRFVLAYVHKKTWPLRDRKYKWYVSEEEWPLEEPYPPYPNGPAYVMSYDVATEIYSSSYTTELFRFEDVYVGINLRRIGVLPVHNKGFDSFGKRRTICELKGSLASHYVPDDLMYKFWRQTEEWGEFVPCRTEEITSSYRNIDRIIIDNGQIIGLKNVSKLGRSSTFIINHAHKCSDETNQPFLLVGVFSELGNVQLRTAIRETWGKYNQETHSVRTEILFFVGVNVDEVETQQDILEEDARFGDIIHGNFIESYEHNVLKTVTMLHWTSTFCAGAAYLIKVDDDAFLNIRALVEFLEFSPRKGLYMGNIKLNANAERGETSKWYTPVEAWERGKYPPYASNSYVLSLDLVHMAAKMALEMPVFKWEDVFVGIMMEKCGIHPLPHIHFDLYGACRSKCSLQSAIMSSQFSAEMFRKYDKILKSNVTHSECSGLFAEKLKPRLGSETGASQQQCSLKTADIYPIFLMVLVETTADQLENRNAARLTWAGKNSVLGERVEVKFVIGTSRDEGTQAVIENEANLYGDVLISKPLEAVSNSTLKRLYAFQWARYFCSSAKFVMVSQADSFVNIQNVISYLRHAPQSNHMACLVKRNTKPTRHKDSPWYISTDDWPQDYFPPHCNEKTASVMSIDIVKEVLYHSQSQQPIKFPEIQIGMTLHKYLKNVKISHNTAFGVKGVAKYLQDGGNNDICGLDSVMATNGFTGQIMQYVIKQVIDDNLGKCQVQRRKEIADTKSQKENNKENLKNIMYELHAKLARDTVINIHDIPLVIDHPERCRRHRNDVFLFIMVRSNPKEKAYRSAIRSTWSKETTVEGVRVDYIFFLGRPEDAKLQEQIWLEDEENEDIVQEDFLDVFRNQTSKTVMALKWTSQNCPDVKYIIMTQSNTFIHVSNLILYLKTSFTQENDLVVGHILKNTRPVRNPDSSYYVPVEVYPEERYPPYPEGRGYLMSGDVMHKAYMMSQYTPSFPWEDVYVGMMLQKLLINPRPHSDFISGSLKEVPDVCYMRNAFTWNVLSPGAMGASYHKLQNSQNVSCFEEDRIKPDLYDFKLTSDHVCKTSSGNVHLLLAVVTSPFNIGRRRAIRETWGMHYENFTDFDVKTVFMVGIPHDEETQYMLQEENNYYHDIVQSTFIDSYRNLTLKTVMTLKWVTTYCPNTKFVMKVDDDVFVNMENVMSSLYDAPATRYSWGLTFYYQWPVRDPKHKNYTPRDLWPDRNFPPYNSGPCYVMSTDVVKDTYKASFGAKRFLNEDVFMGILLQNVGVSPQRDVRFDIGGNARDICQLRRVLATHKVMARDMYKFWYWLNSQKGIGCNDANLPDRHFHLYYRNQTSWQHQKYTFPIANQEFCHKSLTSLVDNAKKSVLIAVGSLPGNVEARNAIRDTWGRLHENNHAVMTTLFFVGTTSNHTEQALLEKESKFHGDIVQANVSDFLYKATFKTIAVFTWLAKFCGDVNYVIKTDDGTFLNSPMILDYFKTSKPQTVNFIAGSVIPGSRPVRDIQSQYYTPEEVWPNEKFPVYVETPTYLLSMDVAKRLDTVARTTQPVFWEDVFVGVLLQKLGIKPSELSGFDFKGVKRVNCKYGDSLATAFFTPNQMRSFWRELRHVDVVCED; this is translated from the coding sequence ATGGCCATCGAGTTAATTAGAACACGATTCCGGAAAGTAATGTTAGCCCTTCTTGTGTGCTCTTTCGTGAACTTCATGATCTTATTGAACGTTATCATCGGCAACGGCCAGGTTGAAATGATCTCAAAACAGGGCTACTTCATCTACCGACGGACTACCCGGACCGTGCTGACCACCGAGAGAACTTCCTCCGCGTCTCCGGACTACGAAGAGCAGTTAACGTCTAAGAACATTACAACTCTGCTTCGGGAGAAGCCGAActttttcatcatcaaacaGAAATATGCATGCAGCAGGGACgatattgacaaaataaatttgctGATAGTTGTCGCGTCTTTACCAGAAAGCATCGAAAAGAGGACTGCCATCAGACAAACCTGGGCCAAAGATATAGAAAAACATGGTATTGTGGTACAGTTTTTTCTTGGCAGGAGCCAAAGTCTTGATTTACAAAAAGCGATCGAGGAAGAAAATGCCACGCATCATGACATTATTCAAATTGATCTAAGAGATAACACTCCCTCGTCAACTCGAAAACTCATCTTATTGATGCACTGGACGAGTTACCATTGTCCCAATGCGAAATATGTCCTCAGGGTCGACGAGAAGACATTTGTTTTACCACTCAAAGTCCTGACATTTCTTAAAACAGCGCCAACAACAGGATTTGCCGGAGGGAGGCCTCTAGCAAACACTCGCCCCGTGCGAAACACTGCCAGCCAATGGTATATATCTGAAGCCATATGGCCCAATGCAACGTACCCTCCGTATTTAGAGGGCTCGACTTTTCTGCTATCCGTCGACGTGTTCCTCCGAGCTTCAGAATTGTTTCAGGAACTGGTATTTTTTCCCTTCGAAGATGTTTACCTCGGTGTCATCCTCGAGAAGTTACAATTAAATCTTACGCATATCAACAATTTTGATATCCACGGAAGCTATCGTAAAGTATGCCAAGTAAGATCGTTACTACTCTCTACAAAATTCGAAGCAAAACAAATGATTAAGTACTGGGATGCATTGCAAACAGATCTTCAGACCGTGTGCGATGATAAAGACCCTTACCTAGAGAAACTTCGATTTAAACAGCAAAATGGTGGGTTGAATGGGAGTAGGATCATCAACGATTTCTCTCATCAGTTTCTCGTCAATCCCAGGAAACTGTGTCTTCCAGACTTCCCAGGCGAACAAGACGGCAGAGATGTGTTCTTGCTGATAATAACGCCGTCACGAGCTCAGAACTCGAAACAGAGGGACGTCATCCGGAACACTCGCGGATCACGGAAATTTATGATAGGGAAGAGAATTGTCCAACTGTTTTTGATCGGGAAAACCTTTGATAAAAGGCTCGACGCCGCTGTCCTGGAAGAAAGCCGAAAACACGAAGATGTAATAGTAATTGATATGCATGACAATTACCGCAATATGACACTCAAAACGGCGATGATGTTCAAGTGGGTCTCCATCTACTGTCCTAATGCAAAGTACGTCTTGAAATCGGATGATGATgtgtttgttcatttgcataatctaGTCATTACGTTGATGGATCAGCCGAGGTCTCGTTTTGTTCTGGCTTATGTCCACAAAAAGACCTGGCCACTTCGAGACAGAAAGTATAAGTGGTATGTCAGCGAGGAAGAATGGCCCCTGGAGGAACCTTACCCTCCCTATCCAAATGGACCAGCCTACGTCATGTCGTATGACGTAGCCACCGAAATATACTCGTCATCATATACCACAGAGTTGTTTCGCTTCGAAGATGTCTATGTTGGCATTAATTTACGACGTATAGGTGTACTGCCGGTGCACAATAAGGGATTTGACAGTTTCGGGAAACGGAGAACAATCTGCGAACTAAAAGGCTCACTGGCATCCCATTACGTTCCTGACGATCTGATGTACAAGTTTTGGCGGCAAACGGAGGAATGGGGCGAATTTGTACCCTGCAGGACAGAGGAAATTACGTCATCATACCGAAATATCGATAGGATTATTATCGATAATGGGCAGATAATTGGGCTGAAAAATGTCTCGAAATTGGGACGCTCAAGCACTTTCATCATTAACCACGCACATAAGTGCTCCGATGAAACAAACCAACCGTTTTTGTTGGTAGGTGTATTCAGTGAGCTTGGCAACGTACAGCTGCGGACAGCCATACGCGAGACGTGGGGAAAATACAATCAAGAAACTCACAGTGTCAGaacagaaattttgtttttcgtCGGAGTAAATGTCGACGAAGTCGAGACGCAGCAAGACATATTGGAGGAGGATGCAAGATTTGGTGATATTATTCACGGTAATTTCATCGAATCATATGAACACAATGTTTTAAAGACGGTCACCATGCTGCACTGGACTTCTACCTTCTGTGCAGGTGCGGCATATCTGATTAAAGTGGACGATGACGCTTTCCTGAACATTCGCGCTCTCGTGGAATTTCTTGAATTTTCACCGAGAAAGGGTCTATACATGGGCAATATTAAGTTGAACGCCAATGCCGAGAGAGGCGAAACTTCCAAATGGTACACGCCAGTAGAAGCCTGGGAAAGAGGCAAATACCCGCCATACGCGAGTAATTCTTATGTACTGTCACTAGACCTCGTTCACATGGCTGCGAAAATGGCTTTGGAGATGCCTGTTTTCAAATGGGAAGACGTTTTCGTGGGAATTATGATGGAAAAGTGCGGAATTCATCCTCTGCCACATATCCATTTCGACCTTTACGGCGCGTGTCGTTCAAAGTGCTCACTGCAGTCCGCCATTATGTCCAGTCAGTTCTCGGCGGAAATGTTCAGAAAGTATGacaagattttgaaaagtaaCGTCACACATAGCGAATGCAGTGGTTTGTTTGCGGAAAAACTTAAGCCCCGCCTTGGAAGTGAGACAGGGGCTTCACAGCAACAGTGTTCTCTTAAAACTGCAGATATTTATCCCATTTTCTTGATGGTATTGGTTGAAACAACGGCAGATCAGCTCGAAAATAGAAATGCGGCCCGATTAACTTGGGCGGGAAAAAACAGTGTCCTAGGGGAGCGTGTCGAAGTGAAATTTGTGATTGGAACGTCAAGAGATGAAGGAACACAGGCAGTCATCGAAAACGAGGCTAACCTTTACGGTGATGTGCTAATCTCTAAGCCACTTGAAGCTGTTTCAAATTCTACCTTGAAACGATTGTATGCCTTTCAATGGGCGCGTTACTTTTGTTCTTCTGCAAAATTCGTTATGGTAAGCCAAGCTGACAGTTTCGTCAATATCCAGAACGTAATCAGCTACTTACGTCACGCACCACAATCCAATCACATGGCCTGTCTCGTGAAACGAAATACTAAGCCAACCAGACACAAGGATAGTCCATGGTACATATCAACAGACGATTGGCCACAGGACTACTTTCCTCCGCACTGCAATGAAAAGACTGCATCAGTAATGTCCATAGATATCGTAAAAGAAGTTTTATATCACTCTCAGAGCCAGCAACCGATAAAGTTtcctgaaattcaaattggaaTGACTCTGCATAAATAtctaaaaaatgtgaaaatctcgCACAACACAGCGTTTGGTGTAAAAGGCGTGGCAAAATATTTGCAAGATGGCGGAAATAATGACATATGCGGCTTAGACAGCGTCATGGCAACTAATGGTTTCACCGGACAAATCATGCAGTACGTCATTAAACAAGTGATCGACGACAATTTAGGGAAGTGTCAAGTTCAGCGACGAAAGGAAATTGCTGACACGAAGTCccaaaaagaaaacaacaaagaaaatctgaaaaacatcATGTACGAACTGCATGCCAAGTTGGCCAGGGACACTGTAATCAATATACACGACATACCTCTTGTTATCGATCACCCCGAAAGATGTCGACGTCATCGAAATGACGTGTTCTTATTCATAATGGTGAGGTCTAACCCTAAGGAGAAAGCGTACAGAAGTGCTATCAGGTCGACCTGGTCAAAAGAAACTACTGTTGAAGGAGTCCGCGTTGATTACATATTTTTCCTGGGAAGACCTGAGGATGCTAAACTCCAGGAACAAATCTGGTTGGAAGATGAAGAAAACGAAGATATTGTGCAAGAGGATTTTCTCGACGTCTTTCGGAACCAGACATCAAAAACTGTGATGGCgctcaaatggacatcacagaATTGCCCGGATGTGAAATATATTATTATGACCCAGTCCAACACTTTCATTCATGTTTCAAATCTGATACTCTACCTGAAAACCTCGTTCACTCAGGAAAATGATCTCGTTGTAGGACATATCTTGAAGAATACAAGACCAGTGAGAAATCCAGACAGTTCATATTACGTTCCAGTTGAAGTGTACCCAGAAGAGAGGTATCCACCTTACCCCGAAGGAAGGGGTTACCTGATGTCCGGGGATGTTATGCACAAGGCCTATATGATGTCACAGTACACACCCTCGTTCCCATGGGAGGACGTTTACGTTGGTATGATGCTGCAGAAACTGTTGATCAACCCACGTCCCCACTCCGACTTCATCAGTGGTTCACTGAAAGAGGTTCCCGATGTATGCTACATGAGAAATGCCTTCACCTGGAATGTTCTTAGCCCTGGTGCAATGGGTGCGTCATATCATAAACttcaaaacagtcaaaatgtaTCGTGTTTTGAAGAAGATCGTATCAAACCGGACCTCTATGATTTCAAATTAACGAGTGACCACGTATGCAAAACGTCATCAGGGAACGTCCATTTACTGTTAGCTGTAGTGACATCACCGTTCAACATCGGTCGTCGGCGAGCAATCCGAGAGACATGGGGCATGCATTATGAAAACTTCACAGATTTCGACGTCAAAACTGTGTTCATGGTAGGAATCCCACATGACGAAGAAACACAGTATATGCTTCAGGAAGAGAACAACTACTACCACGACATCGTCCAATCGACCTTTATTGACAGCTACCGAAACTTGACCTTGAAAACTGTAATGACGCTGAAATGGGTTACAACTTATTGTCCAAACACAAAGTTTGTCATGAAAGTCGACGATGACGTGTTTGTGAACATGGAAAACGTTATGTCTTCGCTCTATGACGCGCCCGCAACGCGCTATTCGTGGGGTCTCACTTTTTATTACCAATGGCCAGTTCGTGACCCGAAACACAAAAACTACACACCGCGTGATCTGTGGCCTGATAGAAACTTTCCGCCGTATAATTCTGGGCCGTGCTATGTAATGTCCACAGACGTTGTAAAAGACACCTATAAAGCTTCATTTGGCGCGAAACGATTCTTGAATGAGGACGTGTTCATGGGTATCCTCCTTCAAAACGTCGGAGTGTCCCCACAGAGGGATGTCCGCTTTGATATTGGCGGTAACGCTCGTGATATCTGTCAGCTACGGCGTGTCCTAGCAACTCATAAAGTTATGGCACGTGACATGTACAAGTTCTGGTATTGGTTAAACTCACAGAAAGGCATTGGTTGCAATGATGCTAACTTACCGGATAGGCACTTCCACCTTTATTACCGAAATCAGACCAGTTggcaacatcaaaagtacaCATTCCCGATAGCCAATCAAGAATTCTGTCATAAATCGCTTACATCACTCGTCGACAACGCAAAGAAGTCGGTTTTAATCGCTGTAGGTAGCCTGCCAGGAAACGTTGAAGCACGAAACGCGATCAGGGACACGTGGGGGCGTTTACATGAAAATAACCACGCTGTGATGACGACGCTCTTCTTTGTCGGAACGACCTCAAATCACACAGAACAAGCTCTCCTCGAGAAGGAATCCAAATTCCATGGCGATATAGTTCAAGCAAATGTGTCCGATTTCCTGTACAAAGCCACTTTTAAAACAATAGCCGTGTTCACGTGGTTGGCTAAATTCTGTGGCGATGTGAATTACGTCATCAAGACTGATGATGGTACATTTCTAAATTCACCGATGATTCTGGACtatttcaaaacatcaaaaccaCAAACAGTCAACTTTATAGCGGGAAGCGTTATTCCCGGTTCGAGACCGGTGCGCGATATCCAAAGCCAATATTACACACCAGAGGAAGTCTGGCCCAATGAAAAATTCCCCGTCTATGTGGAAACGCCGACGTATCTTCTATCCATGGATGTAGCGAAGAGATTGGACACCGTTGCAAGAACGACACAGCCGGTTTTCTGGGAAGACGTCTTCGTTGGTGTTTTGCTTCAAAAACTCGGCATAAAGCCAAGTGAGCTGAGTGGCTTTGACTTTAAAGGAGTGAAGCGCGTCAACTGTAAATACGGTGATTCCCTTGCAACGGCATTCTTCACACCAAATCAAATGCGCTCATTTTGGAGGGAATTAAGACACGTTGATGTCGTCTGCGAAGATTAA